The following DNA comes from Janthinobacterium sp. TB1-E2.
GCTTTCCACGGTGCGCTCCCTTGCGTGCGATGCCTGAATATCATTCAAGCAATAAATGATGACGAAAGGATAGTGTATTGCAGTTGTGTCCGTTTCGCCGCACGGCTGGCACGGGCCAATCCGGCAGCCTACTTCGGCCTGGCCAGCAGCAGCTTGCCCAGCGCTTCGAAGGCCGGCGTGGTGGTCGGATCGTTGGCCGCATTGGCCGCCGTCGGCGTCGAGGCGAAACGCACGATCACCATTTCCGCCTTCGGATCGATGTAGATGCGCTGGCCGTACACGCCGCGCGCCATGTAGGCGCCATGGTCGTTATGCGTGACCCACCACATGTCGCGGTAGCTCCAGCCCTTAAGCAAATCGTAGCCGCCCTTGGCGAACAGCTGCTTGTCGCCGCCACGGCGGATATCGTCGACGGCCGCCTTCGGAATGATTTGCTGGCCGTTGTGGCGGCCATCGTTGCGCAGCATCTCGCCAAAGCGGGCCAGGTCGCGCAGGCCCGCGCTCAAGCCGCCGCCGGCAAACGGCGTGCCCGTCGAATCGACCGACATGTAGCCATCCTGCTCGGCGCCCAGCTTTTGCCAGACATGCTCGGACAGGTAGTCGTTGACGCTCTGCCCCGTGACCCTGGCGATGATCCATCCCAGCACATCCGAGTTGACCGTGCGGTAGCCGAAGCCCTCGCCGTGTTTTCCCTCATGCCGCACCGTTTGCAGGTATTCGAAATAGCTGCGCGGCCCCGTGTAATCCTTGGGCTTGGGCAGCGGATTGCCGGCCGCCGCGTGCTGCCACACTTCCGCGTTCGGGTCGGCGTAATCTTCGCTGAATTTCAGGCCCGTGGTCATGTCGAGCACCTGGCGCACGGTAGCGTCGCCAAACGCGGATTTGGCCAGTTCCGGCACGTACTCGGCCACCTTCTTGACCGGATCGAGCTTGCCTTCGGCCACCAGGGCCGCGCCGATGGTGCCCATCACGGACTTCGTCACCGACATGGCGCCATGCTGGCCGCCCTCCTTCAATACGCCGAAATAGCGTTCGTACACGATGCGGCCCCGGTGCAGCACGACGATGCCGTCCGTGTAATTGGCGCCCAGCGACTGCTCCCACGTCATCGTATCCTTGGCGCCAAGCGGCGTGAAGCGCAGGCTGTCGATATCGTTGCGCAGCGCGCGCGGCAAGGGCACGGGCGCCTTCAAGCCGCGCGCCACTGCCACCGTCGGCATCAGCTGGCGGAAGTGCGACACGCTCCAGCGCAGCTGCGGGAAATTGAAATAGCTGCCATCGTCGAAGCGGATGATTTTATCGGCCGGCGGCGGCGCGCCCACCATCCATTGCAATGCAGCCGGATCGCTGGCGGCGGCCGACAGCGGCGCCGTCGTCTCTGCCGCATGGGCGCCGGCGGCCAGCGCCAGGCAGGCTGCGGCCAGAGCCAGGCGGCGGATTGGTGGCAGTGTCGTCATGCATTTCTCCTGTCATGGCTGGCACCCGCGGCGGCGCTCGCTTCATGCGATGCATGCTAACAGAGAAACTTTTTATCTTGTTCTACGGCATCCTATTGTGCGGGCCACGCGCTGAGACGAACGTCTCACGCGCGCGCCATGCTGCAGCGCAGGATGCGCGGCCCCGCGCTTCGTGCTAAAAACGAAAACACCATAAAAAAACAGACACGAGACACTGGAGAGCGCCATGCCCTACGTCCGCCAGACCAGCCATATCGACCGCGTGCGCGACCTGATCGCCGGCCGCATCGTCAATCCAGGCGCCGATACGGCCAGGCTGGCGTCGTCGTACCGGCGTTCGCTCGACGACTACCGGCTCGATCCCGCATCCACCACGGGGCCGCGCATACTGACGGGGGCCGAACTGCGCGCCATCCAGCAGTCGGAAGAAGATTTTCTGCGCTCCACGGGCCAGTGCCTGCCCCGCCTGCACGCCATGGTGCGCGAAGCGGGCTACTGCGTCATCCTCGCCAATGCGCGCGGCGTGACGATCGACTATGTGGTCGACACGGACCAGCGCAAGGACTTCAAGAAGGCGGGCCTGTACCCGGGTTCGTGCTGGTCGGAAGAAGAGGAAGGCACGTGCGGCATCGCCTCCGTGCTGCTCGACCACGAAGCCATCACCGTGCACAAGACCGACCATTTCCGCGCCGCGTTCACGGGCCTGACCTGCAGCGCGGCGCCGATTTTTTCGCCGCACGGCGACTTGATCGGCGTGCTCGATGCGTCGGCCCTGCGTTCGCCCGACGCGCGCGACAGCCAGCGCCTCGTCAAGCAGCTGGTGCGGCAAGGCGCGACCCTGATCGAGGACGGCTTTTTTCTCAAGTCCTACAGCCATTGCTGCATCCTGCTGGCGCACCGCAACCGCCACTTCGTGGAAGTGCAGCCGGAAATGCTGCTCGCCATCGACGAACATGGCGACATCGTCGCCGCCAACCGCTGCGCGCGCGACGTCATCGCGGGCCTCGGCAGCCTGCCGCGTCCCGTCGCCGAGGTGCTGGAAGTGCGCGCCGAACGGCTGTTCGATGCGCGCGCGGGACGCAGTCTGCTGTCCTTGCGCCTGGCCGGCGGCAGCACCTGGCTGCATGCCCGCGTGCGCGCGCCGCTGCGACCGGCCAAGGCGCGTCCGCGCGCCATGCGCGAGGCGCCCGCCGCGCAAGACGTGGTGGCCTACACGGCGCCGGAACTGGCCGAACGCACGCGCATCGTCCACGCCATGAACGCCGCCAAATGGCGCCCGCTGCAGGCGGCCGCCATGCTGGGCATCTCGCGCGCCACCCTGTACCGGCGCCTCAAGCAGCTGCACATCGTGGCGCCGCACCGGCAATGATGCGGCAAACGCGCTGAGACTTCCGTCTCAATCGCCGCCATGCTGCGCTGCGCAATGCGGCGCCGGAACGCCAGTGTTACAACATCGTCAGCGGCAACACAGCCGCATCCCATCATAAAGTCAGCAGACTTGGAGGAGACACGATGCAAACCGATATCAACCCGCACGACCTGGCCGTGGCCGGCATCCTGGAGCAGCTCGAAGGCGCGCTGCGCGCCGGCGACAGCACGGGCGCCGCGCAACTGTTCGAACAGGACGGCTACTGGCGTGACCTGGTACTGTTTACCTGGAACCTGAAAACCCTGGAGGGCCGCGAACAGATCGCCGCCATGCTGGCCGCCCAACTGGGCGCCGTACAGCCAGTCTCCGTCCGCATCGCCGACGGCGAACATGCGGTGGAAGCCGGCGGCGTGCTGCAAAGCTGGATCACGGTGGAAACGAACGTGGCGCGCGGCGTGGGCTTCATCCGCATCCGCGACGGCAAGATCTGGACCCTGCTCACCACCATGAGCGAATTGAAGGGTTTTGAGGAAGCCAAGGGCGGCCGGCGGCCCATGGGCGCCGAACACGGCGCGCGCACCAACCGCAGCAGCTGGCTGGAAAACCGCGAGCAGGAGGCGGCGGAACTGGGCTACGCGCGCCAGCCTTATTGCGTCATCATCGGCGGCGGCCAGGGCGGCATCGCGCTCGGCGCGCGGCTGCGCCAGCTGAACGTCCCCACCATCATCATCGAGAAAAACGCGCGTCCCGGCGACAGCTGGCGCAAGCGCTACAAGTCTCTGTGCCTGCATGACCCCGTCTGGTACGACCACATGCCGTATATCCCGTTTCCCGACAACTGGCCCGTCTTCACGCCGAAGGACAAGGTCGGCGACTGGCTGGAGATGTACACCAAGGTGATGGAACTCAATTACTGGGGTTCGACGTCCTGCGAATCGGCCAGCTTCGACGAAGCCACCGGCGAGTGGACGGTGCAGGTGCTGCGCGACGGCCAGCCCGTTACCCTCAAGCCCAAGCAGCTGGTGCTGGCCACCGGCATGTCGGGCAAGGCGAACATGCCGAAGTTCAAGGGCATGGACGTATTCCAGGGCGAGCAGCAGCACTCGTCGCAGCATCCGGGACCGGACGCGTATGCCGGCAAGAAGGTGGTCGTCATCGGCGCGAACAATTCCGCGCACGATATCTGCGCCGCCCTGTGGGAAGCGGGCGTGGACGTGACGATGGTGCAGCGCTCGTCGACGCACATCGTCAAGTCCGATTCCCTGATGGACCTGGCGCTGGGCGACCTGTACTCGGAACGGGCGCTGGCCGCCGGCATGACGACGGCCAAGGCAGACCTGACGTTCGCCTCGATTCCGTACAAGATCCTGGCCGACTTCCAGAAGCCCGTCTTCAAGGCCATCCGCGAACGCGACGCGGATTTTTACCAGCGCCTGGAAGAACGCGGCTTCATGCTGGACTTTGGCGATGACGATTCCGGCCTGTTCATGAAATACCTGCGCCGCGGTTCCGGCTACTACATCGACGTGGGCGCCTCGGAGCTGGTCGCCGAGGGCAAGATCAAGCTGAAAAGCGGCGTCGGCGTGCAGGAACTGAAAGCCCATTCCATCGTGCTGTCGGACGGCACGGAACTGCCGGCCGACCTGGTGGTGTACGCCACCGGCTACGGCTCCATGAATGGCTGGGCGGCGGACCTGATCTCGCCCGAGGTGGCGAACAAGGTGGGCAAGGTGTGGGGCCTCGGTTCGGCCACGACGAAGGACCCTGGCCCATGGGAAGGCGAACAACGCAATATGTGGAAACCCACGCAGCAGCAGGCGCTGTGGTTCCATGGCGGTAACCTGCACCAGTCGCGCCACTATTCCCAGTACCTGTCGCTGCAGTTGAAGGCGCGCATGGAAGGGTTGAACACGCCCGTGTATGGGCAGCAGGAGGTGCATCACCTGGCGTGATCGTCTTGCATGCCGGCGCATGTCGGCTTATGTCGGATTACGCGCGGCTTTGCCGCGCTAATCCGACCTACTGTCAAAAAAGCGGTGGATTTTGGCCCGCCGCTTCTTGCTGCACCTGCAAAACCACGTAGGTCGGATTAGCGCGCAAGCGCGTAATCCGACACAATGTTGGCGCATGCCGGATTACACACGAAAAAATGGCGGCGGACCGAAGTCCGCCGCCATTTTTACGTCATACAGCCAACGATTACTGTTTGATGGCTTCGATGGCGAAAGTCAGGGTGACATCATCGCTGACAGCTGGCGCATATTTGCCGGCGTTGAATTCCGAGCGCTTGATCTTGGCCGTGGCGTTGGCGCCGCAGGCGTCTTTTTTCAGCATCGGGTGCGGTGCGCAGGCGAACGAGGTGACGGTCAGGGTGACTGGCTTGGTCACGCCTTTCAGGGTCAGGTTGCCTTCAACCGAGGCCAGCTTGTCGCCGTCGAAGTTGAACTTGGTCGATTTGTAGGTGGCGACAGGATACTTGGCCGTGTCGAGGAAGTCTTCGCCCTGGATGTGCGAGTTGAACAGGGTCGAACCCGTATCGACGGACTTGGTGTCGATCAGCACTTCGACGGCGCCCGTCTTGGCTGCGCGGTCCAAGGTGACCTTGCCGGTGGTGTTATTGAAACGGCTTTGCTGCGTCGAGAAGCCCATGTGGGTGTACTCGAAACGGGGGAAAGTGTGGCTGCCATCGATGACATAGACTTCTGGAGCGGCAAAAGCGGACAGCGAGAAGCCGGCGGCGGCGATAAAAGCGAGCAGTTTTTTCATAATGGATTCCTGATAGGAGTGGAGGATGTCAAAACCGCAAGCAGCTGCAGGCGGGAAACGCTGCGGCTGATTGTCTGGCTTCAGTTGCAACAGATTATGCATGGCATGAAGATCGATGTAAAACGGAAAATATACCTAGTTAGCATCGAAAAAATCGATAATAAGAACAATGATGTCCATGACAGCGTCTTCTGCTGCCGATTATTGTCTGCATTGCCAAAAATATCCAGCGTTATCAAATTCATAGATGAGAATGATTCTTGTTATTATTCTGTGCAATGGTTATCATCACGGCCCTGGCGCGTATGCAACGGCGCCTTGATTCATCCATAATAGAGCAGAATACAGCACAGAAAAAACATGACGGCCACCCGCCACACCCGCCACGATACGCGCACCTTGAACGCACTTCCCACCGCCTCCACGCCCCGCAGCCAGGGCCTGACCGCCGGCGCCCTCGCCTGATGCGGGAGCCGCACGCCCAGCCGCCACTGCGCGAAGCGCACGGCGTACGCCTGCGCCGCTGGGCCTGGACCGCCGCCGGCGCCCTGATGGTGCTGCTGGGGATCATCGGCGCCATGCTGCCCGTCATGCCGACGACGATTTTCCTGATCCTCGCCCTGGCCTGCTTCAGCCGCGCTTCGCCGCGCCTCGAGCACTGGCTGCTGCACCATCCCCGCTTCGGTCCGCCGCTGCGCCAGTGGCGCGAACACCGTGCCGTTTCGCGGCGCGGCAAGGCCATGGCTTGCCTGGGCATGGCCATCGGCTTTGTCGCCATGTGCCTGGGCCACCCGCCGTGGTGGGTCATCGCCATGGTGGGCGCCATGGAAATCGCCGTCCTCGTCTACCTGCTGCGGCGTCCCGAAGGCCCTGCCGCCAGCGGGGCAGAATCTGCCCGAGAAGAGGGCAATGGCGGGCAGTAAACCGCCCTGCCCGCCTCCAAAAAACGGCAAGTGAGCCGAACTGCACATAAAAGCACTGCGATGCATCCGCAGGGCGCGGCGAACTTTTCACCAAGATGCAGCTCCTGTAGACCCCTACACGTGATTAAATTCGGCAAGAACGCCGCTTTCCCGCTTTTTCAACCAACAAACACGCGCATAGACATTATTTGCATATTCAAAGCAAGATTCTGTCGTAGGAGTAATAACACGATCGGAGGTATACTACGCAACCGACGTAACAGGCTGGGCGATTTGGCCCCTGCAAGCGCGCCTGTCACGGTCCAATAAAAAAGGAAACACTGCATGACCACACCACACCGTACGCCGGTGATTCGCATCGATGGCGCGAACAAGACCTTCGCGCTGCCCAAAGGCGAACAATTCCACGCGGTCAAATCGGTCACGCTGGAAGTCTATCCCGGTGATATTTTCGGCCTGATCGGCAAAAGCGGCGCCGGCAAATCGACCCTGCTGCGCCTGATTAACCTGCTCGAGCGCCCTGACAGCGGCACCATTACCGTGGCCGGGCGCGAACTGACACGCCTGGGCAAGAGCGAATTGCGCGACGCGCGCCAGAATATCGGCATGATTTTCCAGCAATTCAATCTGCTGCAAAACGCCAGCGTCTTCGACAACGTCGCCTTCCCCCTGAAAATCCATGGCACGACCAAGGGCGAGCAGATCGCCGCCAGGGTCGAGGAATGCCTGGCGCTGGTCGGCCTGTCCGACAAGCTGCACAGCTATCCGGCGCAATTGTCCGGCGGGCAGAAGCAGCGCGTGGCCATCGCCCGTGCGCTGGCCAGCCACCCCGACGTGCTGCTGTGCGACGAGCCGACGTCCGCGCTGGATGCGGAAACGACGCGCGCCCTGCTCGACACCCTGCGCGACATCAATGCGCGCCTGGGCGTGACCATCGTCATCGTCAGCCATGAGCTGTCGGTGCTGGGCGCCATCTGCAACCGCGTCGCCGTCGTGGAAAAAGGCGCCATCGCCGAACAATTCGATCTGAGCGACACGGCCACCCCGCGCAAGACGGCGCTGGGACGCGAGCTCGCTTATTACGGCACCGAGGCGTTTGAAGCCACCGCATGGAAGGATGCAACACATGTTTGAAGAATCGATCAATAACGTCATCAACCTGCTGCCGGAAATCTGGGTGGCGCTGGGCCAGACCATGACCATGCTGGGCATTGGCCTCACGGCCGCCATCCTGGTCGGCGGCCCGCTGGGCATCTTGCTGTTCCTCGTGTCGGAAGGCCAGTCGCTGGAAAACCGTCCGCTGTCGATGATCCTCGGCTGGCTGGTGAATACCGTGCGCAGCTTCCCATTCATCATTCTGCTGGTCGCCCTGACGCCGTTTACACGCATCATCGCGGGCACCTCGATCGGCCCGCTGGCAGCTGCCGTGCCGCTGTCGTTTGCCGCCATCCCCTACCTGGCGCGCCTGGTGGAACAGAACCTGCGCGAAGTGCCGCGCGGCGTGATCGAAGCGGCGCACGCCATGGGCGCGTCGGAAATGCAGATCATCTTCCGCGTACTGCTGGTCGAAGCGCGTTCCGGCCTCGTGCTGGCGCTGACCGTGCTGTCGATCAGCTTCCTGTCGTATTCGGCCGTGGCCGGCGTGGTGGGCGGCGGCG
Coding sequences within:
- a CDS encoding serine hydrolase, with product MTTLPPIRRLALAAACLALAAGAHAAETTAPLSAAASDPAALQWMVGAPPPADKIIRFDDGSYFNFPQLRWSVSHFRQLMPTVAVARGLKAPVPLPRALRNDIDSLRFTPLGAKDTMTWEQSLGANYTDGIVVLHRGRIVYERYFGVLKEGGQHGAMSVTKSVMGTIGAALVAEGKLDPVKKVAEYVPELAKSAFGDATVRQVLDMTTGLKFSEDYADPNAEVWQHAAAGNPLPKPKDYTGPRSYFEYLQTVRHEGKHGEGFGYRTVNSDVLGWIIARVTGQSVNDYLSEHVWQKLGAEQDGYMSVDSTGTPFAGGGLSAGLRDLARFGEMLRNDGRHNGQQIIPKAAVDDIRRGGDKQLFAKGGYDLLKGWSYRDMWWVTHNDHGAYMARGVYGQRIYIDPKAEMVIVRFASTPTAANAANDPTTTPAFEALGKLLLARPK
- a CDS encoding sigma-54-dependent Fis family transcriptional regulator; amino-acid sequence: MPYVRQTSHIDRVRDLIAGRIVNPGADTARLASSYRRSLDDYRLDPASTTGPRILTGAELRAIQQSEEDFLRSTGQCLPRLHAMVREAGYCVILANARGVTIDYVVDTDQRKDFKKAGLYPGSCWSEEEEGTCGIASVLLDHEAITVHKTDHFRAAFTGLTCSAAPIFSPHGDLIGVLDASALRSPDARDSQRLVKQLVRQGATLIEDGFFLKSYSHCCILLAHRNRHFVEVQPEMLLAIDEHGDIVAANRCARDVIAGLGSLPRPVAEVLEVRAERLFDARAGRSLLSLRLAGGSTWLHARVRAPLRPAKARPRAMREAPAAQDVVAYTAPELAERTRIVHAMNAAKWRPLQAAAMLGISRATLYRRLKQLHIVAPHRQ
- a CDS encoding NAD(P)/FAD-dependent oxidoreductase, whose protein sequence is MQTDINPHDLAVAGILEQLEGALRAGDSTGAAQLFEQDGYWRDLVLFTWNLKTLEGREQIAAMLAAQLGAVQPVSVRIADGEHAVEAGGVLQSWITVETNVARGVGFIRIRDGKIWTLLTTMSELKGFEEAKGGRRPMGAEHGARTNRSSWLENREQEAAELGYARQPYCVIIGGGQGGIALGARLRQLNVPTIIIEKNARPGDSWRKRYKSLCLHDPVWYDHMPYIPFPDNWPVFTPKDKVGDWLEMYTKVMELNYWGSTSCESASFDEATGEWTVQVLRDGQPVTLKPKQLVLATGMSGKANMPKFKGMDVFQGEQQHSSQHPGPDAYAGKKVVVIGANNSAHDICAALWEAGVDVTMVQRSSTHIVKSDSLMDLALGDLYSERALAAGMTTAKADLTFASIPYKILADFQKPVFKAIRERDADFYQRLEERGFMLDFGDDDSGLFMKYLRRGSGYYIDVGASELVAEGKIKLKSGVGVQELKAHSIVLSDGTELPADLVVYATGYGSMNGWAADLISPEVANKVGKVWGLGSATTKDPGPWEGEQRNMWKPTQQQALWFHGGNLHQSRHYSQYLSLQLKARMEGLNTPVYGQQEVHHLA
- a CDS encoding YceI family protein; this translates as MKKLLAFIAAAGFSLSAFAAPEVYVIDGSHTFPRFEYTHMGFSTQQSRFNNTTGKVTLDRAAKTGAVEVLIDTKSVDTGSTLFNSHIQGEDFLDTAKYPVATYKSTKFNFDGDKLASVEGNLTLKGVTKPVTLTVTSFACAPHPMLKKDACGANATAKIKRSEFNAGKYAPAVSDDVTLTFAIEAIKQ
- a CDS encoding YbaN family protein; translated protein: MREPHAQPPLREAHGVRLRRWAWTAAGALMVLLGIIGAMLPVMPTTIFLILALACFSRASPRLEHWLLHHPRFGPPLRQWREHRAVSRRGKAMACLGMAIGFVAMCLGHPPWWVIAMVGAMEIAVLVYLLRRPEGPAASGAESAREEGNGGQ
- a CDS encoding methionine ABC transporter ATP-binding protein, with protein sequence MTTPHRTPVIRIDGANKTFALPKGEQFHAVKSVTLEVYPGDIFGLIGKSGAGKSTLLRLINLLERPDSGTITVAGRELTRLGKSELRDARQNIGMIFQQFNLLQNASVFDNVAFPLKIHGTTKGEQIAARVEECLALVGLSDKLHSYPAQLSGGQKQRVAIARALASHPDVLLCDEPTSALDAETTRALLDTLRDINARLGVTIVIVSHELSVLGAICNRVAVVEKGAIAEQFDLSDTATPRKTALGRELAYYGTEAFEATAWKDATHV
- a CDS encoding methionine ABC transporter permease — protein: MFEESINNVINLLPEIWVALGQTMTMLGIGLTAAILVGGPLGILLFLVSEGQSLENRPLSMILGWLVNTVRSFPFIILLVALTPFTRIIAGTSIGPLAAAVPLSFAAIPYLARLVEQNLREVPRGVIEAAHAMGASEMQIIFRVLLVEARSGLVLALTVLSISFLSYSAVAGVVGGGGIGDLAIRYGYYRFETDIMVATVAILIVLVQTIQFAGTRIAKRLDKR